The Rosa rugosa chromosome 3, drRosRugo1.1, whole genome shotgun sequence sequence ATGACCTTGCGGGTGAAAGCGTATGGCACTACTTGAGCCCAACTACATCCATAGCAATACTTCACCCTACTGTACTTaacaagaaatcaaatcaaGCAACTGATTCTCTTAAGCACCTCAGATGCTCCCGCACAGCCTCCATTTTCAGATCTCCGATCTCTCTCTTTAGTGCCTCCTCCTGAATCACAAAAACATCAACTCCAGTCATCAATTACAGAAATAGATCGGAAATCATAGAAAGCGAATTGAGTGAGTTACAGTACGGTAGCAGCGTCGCGGTGGTCGGTGGCGGCGGTGAAGCGGCAATCGGCAGACGAAGGCTTCAGCCAAGAGAGAAGAACAGCGACTTTGATCGAACGAATTGGATTTCTTGATTGCAGTAGGGTCAAGTATTGCTATGAATCCCAACCCGGTCATTTTGGGTTCAATACTTTAAGAGAAGATGGGTTCAATTCTTTATGAGAAGAAGATGGGTTCAATTTTTtaagagaagaagatgagatgGGTTCTgctttgagaagaagaagataggtTTTGCTTTTGCTGTTTTTCTCAAACACTATCTAAGTGGAAGACAATGTGTATTAACtctagtttttttattttgtgtaatcaATTCAAACAACACATAAATAATTTTGGTTATCTGATAGTCCACACTTGAAACTTCAAGCAAATCTCCCGCCTAGTGCGAATTACAAACTCATTTCTCCAGCCTAGGCACGTTCACACAATAAAAATAGGCCATTCCGTTGTAGGATCTTACAATCATGTGCCTGCATTTCACCCAAAAATTGGCTGTTTTGGCGCTAAAGACTCTCATTTTGGGAACATCTAGTTTTTTTCGTTGTCTAAAAAGTGTAGTCTGATACAGATTTTGGTATAGTGTAAGGCTCATTGTACTCTTAAATTTCTTAATTTTCCTTCCAGTTCTTCTAATGTGATGCACCATAATTCTTCAAGGTTGTCTCGTTGGTGGAATCCACCGAATTTTGGAAGTTTAAAGGTGAGTACTTATGCTGCTTGGGATAGTATCTCTCTTTGTGGCGGTATTGCAGCTTTGTTTCGTTATTCAAATCGACATCTCTTCGCTAGTTCTACTAAACCACAGTTGGAAATTTCGGCTATTGCTGCGCAAGGTTTAGCTATTTTGGAAGATCTCTCTCTTGCTTCCTCTTTATCTCTTCAATCTATTATTGTGGAATCAGACTCGCTGCAGCTTATCAATGCTCTCAATAACAATCTGTGGTAGTAGATTGGTATGTTGCTCCTATTGTCCAAGCTATTGTTGCTTTATCCAAGTCTTTTGTCTCAGTTAACTAGACTTGGTCCAGCAGGATTACAAATTCAGTGACATATTTTTTTGCTAGCCTGCTCATAGGAAAGCGTGTCAACTGGATTGGGTTCTCAATCCCCCTCTTTCCTTATTTCACCTTTTCCTTGCTTTCCTGTAgctttgcccaaaaaaaaacccaaattttgGCCATAAATttaattgtaaaaccataaaaGTGTTGACAAGTCCATTCatattaatgaaatgattaaaTCTGTAATTCTCAATGTACCATAGGTGACCATTTAGGctttattattgaaattaagataaaataatttaattttttaatcaCTAAAGACCTCCATGCCTTCGAAATTATTTTATGCTAATGCGCATATAAGAATATAAATACAATCTACTATTACTCTCTTTTCTCTTCAAAAAATTCACCATAGCTGTTGACACgagaattcaatggaataataCATGGGGGCATGTAAGTTGGTGGCCCGCGAATGCTAGTCTCCGAAGTGTCCCCATTTTTCACTATAAAAGCAGTGTTCATGCCCCAAGTTAAGTGTCTCTCGAAATGACAATGCCAAAACCACACCCCTGcaaagaaggggaaaaaaatcACTAATGCAATCTACTATACCATCCAGGCTATATATGTGTTGATTttaacattcaaccaaaattaGATATAATAGTGAAGAACACCTAGAATTATTGTCATGCATGGCTTTGGGTGCATGATACAACCAACAtgagattttattttattttttaatttgtatCGAAACAACTAAATTCCCACTTTATGGATATACATTAATGTAAAGCAATATTAATCGGGAATACATACCAGGATTAGTTGCTTTGAATCTGATTGCTAACCATCCTCTTTTGGGAACTCCAAAGGTAGTTACTTCAGGAGGATCTACCAAATTATACCCCTTGGGATCAGTCTCATTGTCAAAATTTCCAAAACCATATCCAACCACATAAAAGCTATATCCATGCATATGCATTGGATGATTGACAGAACCGTCCATCACATTAGTCCCTTGGAACACAATTTCAACCGATTCATTATAGTTCAACACTTTCACCTTTGTCCCTTGTGCTGTGTAATCATAATAGTCGGGGACAGAATCTGCTGTAAAATTATAAAACAAAGGCGGCTGGTCTGGGAAATTTGATTCATAAGCCCCGCTTATGTTCCTGCATCACAATATTAAAACTAGCAAATTTTTAGTTACTCTATTGAAAATGCTTAAATTAACAATTTTGAATACTGATATTAATTACAATAAGTTAGCACACATCTAAAATGGAGTCAAgtacaaatgatttttttttcttactcaTTATTATTTGGAATGAGTTGTTCTTCTTTCGCATATGCTTATATAAATGTTTATAACCATTTCTAACAATTAAGTATGTTAAATATTCCTTGATGagataaaaaaatttaagaagATTTTGATGTTCGACTTTtgacaattttcaatttttcataatTGCTATTATTTTAGGCTATATCTATATATTTAGAACCTGAGaaaaaaatggccaaaaaacaaataacataaaaaaaaaaaaaggccataAAAAAGGGGATAAAATCAGCTGTCCCCAATTACACTATCCTCATtctgtccccatgcattcattggtccacaaaaaataaaaaataaaaaaaaagattaagaaaatatttttttaatctttgtggaccaatgaatgcatggggacagcATAGGGATAGTGTATTtgggacagctgatttcatcccaTAAAAAAGGAAcctgaaccaaaaaaaaaacacaaaatttgatttgtttattgaaagAAACAAAGTAATTAATACTATTCAAGACGTTGCCTCACGTACTTGCGGGGATCACTAGTTACACATTTCTTTGTAATGACCATATGATTACCACAAATGCATTCAATACTAGAACTATTATTGAAGGATATAGTAATTAAATGATTTAAATCTCACTTTTTCTCTCACAAAGAAGATGCATGAAATGTAGAGAGAAGAGTAAGAACCTGTAGTAGGCTTCCAAGACATTTGTAGTTGGTTTTGTATCGACCCAACTAACATTATTTAGGCTTGAAGCAATATTCTCAGTTACTTCACAGCCTGCATGGTCACAAGGAAGAACACTCATCGACGCCGTAATATACATTCTAGTAGTGATGTCGAGTGGAACATTTACAGGGTACTCTGGAGTAGCCAAGCTTCTAAGTTGGTATGTGAAGTTGAGTGCTGCTGCTTTGTCCAAGTACATAGGAAGAGTAGATGGAAATACAGGAGATGTCTCATATGTATAGTCGCCTCTGTATTCAAGGATTGCAGTAACATTGGCATGGTCAAATCTAGTGACTGCAGGGTCCTCACTTGAGTATTGTCTAATAGCCATATAATATTGGCCAAGAGACTGGTTTGCTACCAGCAAGACATCCATCGTTTGTCCCGGACTTATGACTATGTAGGCAGTGTTTATGGGTTTTATATAGGCTCCATCTAGTCCAACCACAGTGAGACTATGCTCTGCAACGGCAAAGAAGTGTTCTGCATTCATGTTTCCGTTGACTATACGAAGAAGATATGTCTTGCCGTAATCCACTATACGACGGTACGCTGTTCCTGAAATTATTCAGGATTTTAAATATTAGCATATTTCAATTTTAGCAATATACAACATCCTTTTGAAAAAATTAATGGAGCATTAAAAtcagtgaaaaaaaaataagaaaaagagaaagcaTACCATAGGAGCATGCACAAAAATCTCCTGGCTGCCCATTTAATGTGTAAGCATCTGAATGGGGTAAGTCAGTACCATTTTGTATAGACTCATCAGTAAGTTCTTTTATATCTCCTGTGTACCAAGATGCTTCATATATGCAAGCATCAACACAGATAATACAAGGGTTTATTAGTACTTAATTAACATCAATGAAGTAGAATTAGAGCCCAAATGGTAAATAGAATCTAGggcattattttttttttttttaacaaatcaaACAACCCATATACAGCAACTACCTTATTGTGAGTCAAAATCATGACCTCCCatttatgccactagaccaaatggtaatAGGCGGACATAttttgttttgatataaaatagGTATTAttctcatttttcaattttcattccaCACTAGAAATCAAAATCTAATGAAATTTTATCTAATGTTGTTTAACATAATTGCTTATTTCACGAAAATCTGATGAATGTACAAAGTATATATAGTTAGAATTCTTTCATAGTTTTTCAAAAACATATTTATAAATCCAACACTGTAAGTTGTACGTTGAAGTTATTCTAATCTCTTGATCATATATCCCATTGTAGATTTATACAATATTGTATGATGTTCATTAGTATTTGTAAGTTATCCTAGTAACCAATATTAAGCTGAAGATCAAAAGAAAGAGTTAGTCTCAATATTAAATAAAACGACTCATGCAAATTAATTTTTTATACCAATTACAAGAACTTCGTCTTCATCAGGTTGCGGAAATGGGAATGTGGTTCCAATAGCAGGCAAGATAACAAAAGCACCATGAACAGTAGCTCTAGTCCAATCACTATGTGCATGCCACCATACAGTTCCTTCTTCTATGGACAATAATACTTCATAGGTGAAGTTTGTTCCAGGTGGGATTGGACATTGTGTGATGTAAGATGGACCATCTGACCATGGATTTCGTGGTTGCTTTATCCCATGCCTGTATCGTTATAACATAGCAATTTTTTCATAAA is a genomic window containing:
- the LOC133740070 gene encoding laccase-14-like — encoded protein: MKHQKTCPLSTTELPLFLFLIVQFLSLLVQAEVHYYDFVVREKNYTRLCETKSILVVNDSFPGPEIRVHKGDTVYVNVHNQGDYALTIHWHGIKQPRNPWSDGPSYITQCPIPPGTNFTYEVLLSIEEGTVWWHAHSDWTRATVHGAFVILPAIGTTFPFPQPDEDEVLVIASWYTGDIKELTDESIQNGTDLPHSDAYTLNGQPGDFCACSYGTAYRRIVDYGKTYLLRIVNGNMNAEHFFAVAEHSLTVVGLDGAYIKPINTAYIVISPGQTMDVLLVANQSLGQYYMAIRQYSSEDPAVTRFDHANVTAILEYRGDYTYETSPVFPSTLPMYLDKAAALNFTYQLRSLATPEYPVNVPLDITTRMYITASMSVLPCDHAGCEVTENIASSLNNVSWVDTKPTTNVLEAYYRNISGAYESNFPDQPPLFYNFTADSVPDYYDYTAQGTKVKVLNYNESVEIVFQGTNVMDGSVNHPMHMHGYSFYVVGYGFGNFDNETDPKGYNLVDPPEVTTFGVPKRGWLAIRFKATNPGVWFWHCHFERHLTWGMNTAFIVKNGDTSETSIRGPPTYMPPCIIPLNSRVNSYGEFFEEKRE